The stretch of DNA TGTAAGACATTATACTGCTCTTGCTGCTActaatttagttgctaagtgtgtggactcttgtgaccccatggacttgttgCTTGCTAATCTCTGCtttgggattctgtaggcaagaatgctgaaggggtttccattcccttctccaggcagtcttcctaCATCAGGGATTGGACCCCCCCATCTCTTggattgcaggcatattctttatgcCACTTGGGATGCTCAGTCTTAACATTTACTTGTTTACTGTAATCAAATTGGAGTTGTTTCCTAGTTTTTATGGATTCGTGCATGTTTAGGCttcactgtggctcagctgggaaagaatccacctgcaatgcggaagacgtgggtttgatctctgggttgggaagatctacagaacggaaaggttacccactacagtattctggcctggagaattgcatagactatagcctatggggttgcaaagagttggatgccactgagcaactttcacttgacTTTGTGCATGTTTACCTCAATTAGAATACTGGAAACTTTATTAATAcacaaaattttgtgtttttagatGAATGTTTATGTCAAGTGAACTCCTTTTGCAGATTGATAACAAGTTGAATAATCacaaattatgatttttaaataaaattttcaggtaCATGGAGAGTTACATTTGGTCATGTTTCAGAAAAAATTTTGtgttgaaaagaatatatggaGGGCGTAAATGAAATCTCTGTTGATTGTAGTTTGAAACATTTATAGTGAATTATGCCTTTTTTTCTAACTTTACTGAAATATTTGGTATAATGgtatgcatataaattaagtgTTTTTTGGCCTTTGTAGGTACAATTGGTCACGTTGCTCATGGAAAATCTACTGTGGTAAAAGCTATTTCTGGAGTTCACACTGTCAGATTCAAAAATGAGCTAGAAAGAAATATTACAATCAAGCTTGGGTATGCTAATGCCAAGGTACATAGTATGCTGTGGAAGGAGAAACAATTTTACTTGGatttcaaatatgcaaatgagaatttaaatttattttcattaaaatttttagatTTACAAACTTGATGATGAAAGTTGTCCTCGGCCAGAATGTTACAGATCTTGTGGGAGTAGTACACCTGATGAGTTTCCTACAGACATTCCAGGGACCAAAGGGAACTTCAGACTAGTCAGGTGATTACTTTAtgttaaatacacattttttcctttgtgcttaTTGAATTATTTAATTGTGAAGTTAATGATTCAAATCTAAGCCTGATGCAGATACCTTTTGCcaaaacattttcaataaaatttagaGCTTACACTTGTTGCTGATAACTTTTTAAGAATTCTGTTTAAATATAAGgtaaaatgtgtattttgggGTTCTCTAAAGAAATACAAGTATGGAATCGTTATATTCTGTGGGGTCCTTCTGTCTAGTCTTCCAATATTGTTACATATTTGTCCTAGTTTTGCCTGTAGGTATCCATTTTTGGAATGTTGCATATCTTGATTCCTCAGAACACTGACATGTCATCTAACATATGTAggtattcaattcagttcaattgctcagtcatgtcctactctttgcgaccccatgaatcgcagcacgccaggcctccctgtccatcaccagctcccggagttcactcaaactcacgtccatcaagttggtgatgccatccagccatctcatcctgtgttgtccccttctcctcctgcccccaatccctcccagcatcagggtcttttccaatgagtcaactcttcgcatgaggtagccaaagtactggagtttcagcttaagcatcgttccttccaaagaacacccagggctgatctcctttagaacggactagttggatctccttgcagtccaagggactctcaagagtcttctccaacactacagttcaaaagcatcagttcttcggtgctcagctttcttcacagtccaactccacatccatacattaccactggaaaaaccatagccttgactagatggacctttattggcaaagtaatgtctctgcttttgagtatgccatctaggttggttataactttccttccaaggagtaagtgtcttttaatttcatggcttcaggcaccatctgcagtgattttggagccccctaaaataaagtctgacactgtttccccatctatttcccatgaagtgatgggaccagttgccatgatcttcattttctgaatgttgagctttaagccaacttttttactctccactttgactttcatcaagtaTGTAGGTATTAGGAGTACCCAAAGAAATTTTACATCATAAGGATATTAATATTCAATTTTTGAGAATGGTAATAATTCTAAAAGCATAGTAATTTTTGTTCTTAAGTGCTGAGTTCTTTGCATTAGGCTGGCAGGTTCACTCAGTCTTCCAAGACAGTGGAGATCCTTCTGTAAATTCCTTTTTTGAGTGAAAATTTCCATTCTTAAAATGCAGTTGTGGTTTGTTTAATGTATATCATTGCTTGTTTAAATAGTTTATTTCACATTGTGTGGTTACAGTTATGCTCTGAAAATATCAAATCTCTTAAGCTTctataataaaagttttaaaagctaaaattattttaaaaatctacatttttaataCATGGTTTAAAGTTTTTTATTGTAAGCATTTTATacctaaaattattaataattgcaAATGTAATATTTGATTTCCCAACTGCTCTGctccatgttttcatttttaactttgaaataatTGTAGAATAACTGAAAGTTGGCAAGATAACATAGAAGACCTGTACAGTTTTAATTGGTTTTGCCCCAATAGtcataaagtgttagtcactcagttgtgtccaactctttgagaccccagggactctaGCTGTCCCGgccccctgtccgtgggattctccaggcaagagtaatggagtgggtcgtcatttaCTTCTCCATTAGTCATACTACTACTTCAAACTTCAGTGTAATACCAAAACAAAGCACTCTCTGTTGGTATACGTATATATGTCTACTTTATGATATATCTGTTCCTGTAATGTCACTACTTTCTGGATAACAGAAATGTTATTTTACCACAAAGATTAGTCCATTATCCCCTACTGTTCTTAATCCCTGGCAAATACTAAATACTAGTCtattatcttggagaaggcaatggcaccccactccagtactcttgcctggaaaatcccatggatggaggagcctggtaggctgcagaccatggggtcgagaagagtcggacacgactgagtgacttcattttcacttttccctttcatgcattggagaaggaaatggcaacccactctggtgttcttgcctggagaatcccagggacgggggagcctggtgggctgccgtctatggggtcacacagagttggacacgactgaagtgacttagcagcagtagcatcagtCTATTATCtaactgagtttttaaatttcagaaataatgtGTATGTTGAACACAGTAGCTGCTGCAGCTGCCgccgccaagttgcttcagtcatgtctgactctgtacgaccccgtagacagcagcccaccagacttctctgtccctgggattctccaggcaagaacaccagaatgggttgccatttccttctccagtgcatgcttgcatgctaagtcgcttcagtcgtgttggactgtattcgaccctgtggacagcagcccactagaaCACAGTATATTGCCTTTGAAATTGACTTTTCCACTCATTACATACAGTATTTTTGAGATCCGTCAAGGCTTTTGAGCTTACtagtaattcattctttttttttggtagactTTTTTTTAGAGAAGCTTTATATCTAAAGCTTCAAATGAGTACTGAGTAGAAGGTACAGATTTCTCTTATAGCCTGCAAACAGAGCCCCCCTCATTTTCAGATGAATGTGTTTTGACACAGCATTATCCAGTATCCATGATTTACATTAGTGCTCActcttgttttacattttacaaatttGCAGAAATTTTTAATGATGTGTTTGTCCTTTTACTCTGTGTTCATCCTTATACTGTGTTACAGAGTGGTTTTGTTGCTGTAAAATCCTCTGTATCCTGCATATTCGTCTTTCAGTCCTCTGTAACCCGTGGCAACTACTGATATTTGTTTCTCTGTGatgtgaaattcactcagtccagtctgactcttcacaaccccatggactatacagtctgtggaattcttcaggccagaatactggagtgggtagcctttcccttctccagatttgTTTAtctggttttgccttttctagaatagTAAATAGTTGCTATTCTACCCTTTTTCTATTGAGCTCTTTTACTTAATGATATacaagaagcctcttgatgaaagtgaaagaggagagtgaaaaagttggcttaaagctcaacattcagaaaactaagatcatggcatctagtcccatcaattcatgggaaatagatggggaaacagtggaaatagtatcagactttattttttgggcttcaaaatcactgcagatggtgattgcagccatgaaattaaaagacgctcactccttggaaggaaagttatgaccaacctagatagcacgttcaaaagcagagacattactttgccaacaaaggtccctctggtcaaggctatggtttttccagtggtcatgtatggatgtgagagttggactgtgaagaaggctgagcgccgaagaattgatgctttgagctgtggtgttggagaagactcttgagagtcccttggactgcaaggaaatccaaccagtccattctgaaggagatcagccctgggatttctttggaaggactaatggtaaagctgaaactccagtactttggccatctcatgtcaagagttgactcattggaaaagaccctgatgctgggagggattggtgacagaaagaaaaggggatgacagtggatgagatgactggatggcatcaccgacttgatggacgtgggtttgagtgaactctgggaattggtgatggacagggaggcctggtgtgctgcaattcatgtgatctcaaagagttggacatgactgagccactgaactcaactgaatgttTTGTATCACTTTGTAATTGGTAACTTGCTTAATGgcattaaataatttgttttctggGTGTATCTcagcatatgtatatatctatttaCTTACAAAAGGATAtattgattgctttttaaaatttggcagttatgaataaagctgttataaatatGCAAATTTTTTTGTGTATATAGACGTAAATTTTCAATTgatttgagtaaataaataagtgtatTTGCTGGACCAAATGGCAAAAGGATGTTTGCTTTTGTGAGAGAAcaccagtctttttaaaaatggctctaccattttgcattcccactagtAATGAATGAGAGCTCATGTTTTTTCACATCCTTGTAGTATCTGCTGATGTTGGTGTTTAGAATTGTAGCCATTCtagtaaagtttttttttgttttaattagcattttcctGTTAGGTCATGTGGGATCAAATAATCATGTGATTATTTTCCATCAGTAAATCTTTGGTGGGGTGTCTTGGACCTGTTTTTTTAACCCAgttctatattttgatttttaagagtTATCTGTACACTTTAGGTGGTAGTTCATTTTCAGATACGtcttttgaaaatatcttctgctacttagcttgtctttttattctcttgacaGTATCTTTACAGAGCAAAAATTCTtaagttacaaaaatattttttcatttttttttgctggggttgggggtggtccTTGCCTTGCACcttgtaggattttagttccccaatcaaggattgaacctgtgcacTCTGCTGAGTCTTGctgatcactggaccaccaggaaattcccagcaATTTCTAATTTTGAGGAAGGCCAGTGTATCTGTGGTTTTGGTGTTGTGCCTGAAAAGTGATTGCGTTCAAGGCCATCCATGTTTTCTccagtgttttcttctaggagttttacagttttatgattgttttttgagctaatttttataCCAACTACAAGATCTCTGCCtggatgtattattttttttaacatgtggaTGTCAGTTCTTAAAGCACAGTTTGTTAAAAAGACTGTCTTTGCCCTTACATCTCTTTGAGAGATCAGTTAACTCAGTACAAGTTTATTTCTTGGGTTTTTGTTCTgttctgttagtatttgtctGTTTTTCACATACTACAATGTTTTGGTTACTATACCTTTATACTAAGTCTTGAAGTGGGCTTGTGTCCTCTGATATTGTTATTGTCATTGAGTACTTTTGGCTTTTCTGAGACTCACCTCTGcatataaactttatttatttatttattttttaaaatttattttttaaattttggtttgtgttgggtctttgttgctgcatgggcttttctctacttgtggtgagcaggggccgcTGTTTGTTTTGGTGCttaggcttcttattgtggtgactTTTGTGGAGCACAGATTTCAGTTGTTGTGGTTTatgtagttgtggttcccagactCTGGAGCATAGTAGTTGTAGTGcccatgcttagttgctctgtggcatgtactatcttcctgggccagggatcaaacttgatcCTGAATTTGCAGGataattctttactactgagtcaccagggaaattgTGCACATaagctttagaatcagtttgttgatatgCATAAAATGACTTGCTGGGATTTCCATTCAGATTGCATCGTATCTTTAGATCAGTTTGAAAAGAACTAACAACTTGATGGTATTGTTGTCCTACTCATTGCATGGGatctctgtttaattttttggtttCATTCATCAGAATTTTGTAGTCTTCCTCATACAGATCTTACACATATTTTTTAGATTTACAcctaagcatttttatttttagggttgaaaatataaatggtttgtgtttttaatttcacattcTACTTGTTCATTGCAGCCATTTAGGAAAGTGATTGAGTTGTATAAGTTAACTTTGAATCTACAGTCTTATATTAATCACtcattactttttgttttttttgttgttgccttTAACAGTTTTTCTGCATAGGCAGTCATGTTATCTACAAAGACAATTTTATATCTGCATTTCTAATCTGTATACCTTTATTTCAGTTTCATATTTTTAGTATATAAGCTGGGACTCCATTATTATGTTCAAAAGCATGGAGAAAAAGagacatttttgctttttccttgtcTTAGTAAAGAGCATTGCATTTCTTAACCATCAAATATGACATTAACTGTAGATACCTTTTATTACTTTGAGATTGCCATCTGTTCCTAGTTTGGTAAGGGTTTACAAATGGGTTTATGCTTTTTGTGCATTTCTTGATAGTATTATGTGGTTTTCCTTTAATCTGTTGATATGGTGGAAGGCATTAATGGATTATCAGGTATTGAATCAGCCTAGAATACCTTAGTTAAATCCCACATGGTGATATTGTTGGATtaggtttgttaatattttgttgaagatttttgtatGTATGTTCATGAGGAATTTTACTGTAGTTTTCCTTCCTTGCAGTGCTTTTGTTCGGTTTAGGCATAAAGTAATGTGTACCTTATAAAATGAGGAAGTATTTCATTTGCTGCTGTCTCCTTAAAGATCCAGCAGGGAATCAGTATAAtatctttcttaaatgtttggtagaattcaccagtgaacatATTTAGGCCTGGTGCTTCCTCTGGTTATTTGTTGATTGAATTTCTGTAATTAATATAAACCTAATCAGATTGTTCAAATTGCTGTACGGGCTTAATGCTAACCATATCAAAATACCAGCAAAGTTTTTTTGGTTggaaaatatatactattttaagaaaagataataTCAGGCATACAGATCAGAAAGAAATGTTGCTTCATAAGTATGGTTGCAGGATACAACAATAGCTCACTGTATTTCAGTGTACTAGCAATGAACACTTACATACCCACCCAAATTTAAACTACTGAAGTCTCCAAAAGATGAAATACTTTAGATACAAAACACCATTGCTTTAGAAGATAGAAGAAATACTTCATCATTCTATGAGGAAAACTTTACCTTTTATCAGAACCACAAAGACATTACACAAAAGGAAAAGTAAGGGGAAATAATTCTTATGAGCATATAAgctaaaatatgtgaaaattacaCACCTCTGAAAGAAGTCAAGGAAAATCTAAATATAATCTGTGCATGGATTGAAAGCTCAACCGATATACACAGGTTTAATGCAGCTtttatcaaaatcccagcaaagTTAGGAAACAGAGAATTAGACCCCCTCCAAAATGTCCCAGCTGAGTTTTGGCAAACGTATGGAAGGAGTTCTATAAGAGAGAATAGAATATTCAGAAGAGAATACGGTATTCAACAAACAGATAATGTCtgtttaaaggcaaaaaaaataagcctagttttaaatgaaatactttgcattcaaaatgtattattttctttgaacatTTGTGTGCGCTCATCTATTTTGAGTACATACTTGACATACAGCCACGTTTGAGTATTaaatggatcacaaaaaactgtaagaaacctTTAAGAGAAAATGTAGGCAAAAAAAGTTTAGAGCTTGGGATTGTCTCTGATCTTTCAAGATATTACGGCATATTGCattccatgggaaaaaaaaaattggtaagttGCAGTACCTCAGAATTAAAAGTAATTGCTCTGCAAAAGATCTGTTGCAAGGGTCAGAAGACTTTTACTGACCCAGAGATATTTGCAGACAACATGTCCAGAAGTGACCAGAACAAATAAATCTCAACTCAGCAGTTGAAAACAGTTGATCAAAGtggaatgtgttagttgctcagtcatgtcccactctatgaccccatggtctgtccatggaattctccaggcaagataatgaagtggattgtcattcccttcttcaggggatctttccaacccagggatcaaacccaggtcttctgcatcgtagtcaggttctttaccgttaGAGCTACCGGAAGACAGTAGTCTAAAGGTACGGAGATCATATTTGCAGACAAATAAGCACATTTCCTATAATTCATGGTTTGACTTTAAATCCAGAATATTCctagtttttattgttgttagttTACTATTCCCATTTATGCATTCTATAAAATCAGTGTCTTTTTCACCTTGGGACATATCTCAAGCTGATTAGAGCCTAATCTTTGGTTAAGTTATATCTGCATATAGctaattttatctgttttgtaaTAGCTCTTCAGTCATTTAAATTTCTAAGATGATAGTGTCATTTCAAACTTTTGGAAGCATCATGATATATAGCCACTCTGTAGCAGgattaatttctttcaaaataatttagctTTTAGAAGTCTATGGATGTTTAAGTACTATTTGATATTAAAGCTGGTTATTATTTCTTGATTATTAGACATGTTTCCTTTGTTGACTGTCCTGGCCATGATATTTTGATGGCTACTATGCTGAATGGTGCAGCAGTGATGGATGCAGCTCTTCTGTTAATCGGTAAGTAACATTTGAATTGATTTCACAACAAGTATGGAGTCGATTCAGCATGGCATATTTAAAGGGGAGTCTGAGTCTCTCATGCCCATAATTGAGAATAGGTAGATTATCCAAATTAGTATAGATGACTGCTTGCTAGCTATCATGAAATAGTAAGGTAAGTTGTACTGGGGCTGTTATCTTGTGAGAATTCTAAGAGAAGTgtggggaaaaattttttttaagacaatgcatttttcttactgtctttttagacttttaaaataatagtatgttgggggcagggagaagatattttataaatggCTGTGAGCTATTCAGTGCAGTATTGATGTAATGGGCTTTTTAAACATGCACAGTCTTGTGAAATACTGAAGTCAAGGGCTGTGTGAATGTTTTCAAAACTGGAGTTGTGCTTTCTTTTGTGAGATCTTAAGGTGAATTTTAAGGGTCAAATGTAAAGTTCAAGGGAATTGTGTCCACAGAAGACCACTTTTGTTTCTGATACCCAGAGTACAAATTCAGGGAGTACTCTAAATCATCCTTAAGTTTGATAACTTActagagttttaaaaaaactcaGTGAAAGGTGagtttttgaattaaaattacaGTTTCTTATAGGGAAAGgtacaaaattcagttcagtgaAAGGAAGGGTACAAAGGGGCAGAGGCCAGCATTTAGCTTCTGCCCGAAAAAGGTTTAGTCCTTGCATTTGGGCTTCTTAACCATAAGCCATGTCATTTCTGACAGAATTGTCCTTATTCAGGGCAGGAGTTGACTACACCTAATGTTAAGAGTATGATTGCTACACTAGATACCCTTAAAGAGGGTGGCCATGCCAAAAAGAGCAACCATGTGATTTATGGTGGGAGACTGTGGAAGTGAGAACTCCACTTCCGTATGACTGTGCTTTTCAACAAGCCTGCAGAATAAGTATGGGGCAAGGCAACTGAATATCACAATTAAAGGGAAATGATCATTGGGATACTAGAcgaaatatactttttaataatatattgtcAGACCTTCATTTCTCCTCATGTGATCCTGTATAACCTTCCCATCTGTCCTTGTGACTGGATAGCTGTGTTGAGAGGAAACAGACAGCCTCCAGATTGGAAATCACTGTCTTTGTAAGCTGAGAAGTGTTGTTCCATTCCTTTTGTAGTATTCTCTTCATTAGATCTGTCCCACATTTAAAGGGAAGGATTTCACAAGGGTGTGAATGCCAGATATGGGCATCATTGAATATCTTTGTGGTTGTCTACATTTATGGTTGGTTGATTACAGTTCATAGACTGCACTATGCAACTTTTCTACTCTTAACTGTTCTGGAGCTACACTAGGCCAGAATATGCTGCAGACTAcatggaactgctgctgctactgctaagtcgcttcagttgtgtccgactctgtgcgaccccatagacagcagcctgccaggctcccgcatccctgggattctccaggcaagaacactggagtgggctgctatttccttctccaatgcatgaaagtgaaaagtgaaagtgaagtcgctcagttgtgtccgattcttagcgaccccatggactgcagcctaccaggctcctctgtccatgggattttccaggcaagaacactggagtgggttgccattgccttctccaatggaactAGAGGAACTTGAGGGGTATATATAATACCTAAGTATAGCCTGAAGGAAATCAAATTAGTTGATTCCAAGTATTGTGTGTAGGGTCAGGAATAGGAGTTAAAAGATGAGGGGATCCAGGGCACTCAGATGTTGGGTTTAAACTTGAGAACTAACTCTGATCACACacatcttttttgtgttttaattcttCATAATCTCCTTAGCTGGTAATGAATCCTGTCCTCAGCCTCAGACTTCTGAACACCTGGCTGCCATAGAAATTATGAAACTGAAGCATATTTtgattttgcaaaataaaattgatttggtAAAAGAAAGTCAGGCTAAAGAACAGTATGAACAGATCCTTGCGTTTGTACAAGGTAAGGTGCTGTAATAGTTAATAAGTGTATGAATCAAGTTTTAAGGTAAACATTTAATCATCAAAAATGAATCTATAGTTTCGAATCCCTGTTTCTCTGTATTACTAAATGCCTTTTAGCCAGTTTATAGAAGCAGTGAAATTTGAGTTGGTTGTTAGAGTTTGACTTTCATGTTAGATAGGAAAAAGGTAATAGTCTGTGGATATTACCAGTTGGGTTTCTTCCAGATGGCAGCACGTTactcttgttttatttaaaaacgACTGTTGTTCAACTTCATCATCATGATAGTGAAAATATGTAAGAGGTGATATTTGTGTGTCATCCTTGCATTGAAGTCATGCTAGTATTGTCTATATAATTCTAATGTTATTATATGTGTTTTCAGAGTGAGGGCCAatgcattgttttttaaattctttcccaGTAATagtaaaatgatatatatatatatatgttagtctGTTTTCTGATTATTTACACTCTCTTCTTAAGAAGCTCTTTGTAGTACTGCAAGTGACAATCATTTCTTTAATCTGTAATGTTCTTTTCTCTAAAACATATGGTTTCTATTTGGGGCAAGacataatacatattattttttacatttgacTTTTTTACCTGTTAGATGGTCTACCTTTATTAGCCAGATTATGTGATAAAAGTTACACCTGTAAATTCTCTATTTGGTCCATTCTGTTGACTActtgtttgggattggaaaaacaaaatattgtgcTTTTCTAACAGGGTGGTAGCTTTCCATATTTTGCTGACCTCTGTTTATGACGTCTGGGTATCTGTTTTTAGTTATCTTTAGTAATTTGTGgagcaaattttgaaaaacagatgAATTTTGATCTTTCTGAATTTTGTCATATAGGTACAGTAGCAGAAGGAGCTCCTATTATTCCAATTTCTGCTCAACTAAAGTATAATATTGAAGTTGTCTGTGAGTATATTGTTAAGAAAATTCCAGTACCTCTAAGAGACTTTACTTCAGAACCCCGACTTATTGGTAAGGACTTAAGCTGTTATCCTTTAACTGTTGACTGATTTTTTCTGcattgttgattttcttttaaggGCACAGAGGTAATGATATATTAGAATGTTTGTgtgcttttttgaattttaacATAGGGAATGAGTTTATGTATAACACAGgcaacatatatgtatgtatacatatatatataagtcatatatatgtacttatatatatacatatatacatatgtaagtcAACGGAgtgaattttaaagttttatgaaTTAGATCGATTCTAAGATGCTAGATTGAAGAGCAGAATCATGAATGAAAtagaaacattaatttttattaggtAATCAGTTTTAGAGTAATATAGTGTTAGAGTAATAATAGTGTTcttttatataatgttttaaacaGGAACAGGAAAATAGCAGCTCTGTACA from Bos mutus isolate GX-2022 chromosome X, NWIPB_WYAK_1.1, whole genome shotgun sequence encodes:
- the LOC138986330 gene encoding eukaryotic translation initiation factor 2 subunit 3, Y-linked-like isoform X3 — protein: MARREESCVTLGQPHLCRQDLSTLDVTRLTPLSHEVISRQATINIGTIGHVAHGKSTVVKAISGVHTVRFKNELERNITIKLGYANAKIYKLDDESCPRPECYRSCGSSTPDEFPTDIPGTKGNFRLVRHVSFVDCPGHDILMATMLNGAAVMDAALLLIAGNESCPQPQTSEHLAAIEIMKLKHILILQNKIDLVKESQAKEQYEQILAFVQGTVAEGAPIIPISAQLKYNIEVVCEYIVKKIPVPLRDFTSEPRLIVIRSFDVNKPGCEVNDLKGGVAGGSILKGVLKVSQEIEVRPGIVSKDSEGKLMCKPIFSKIVSLFAEHNDLQYAAPGGLIGVGTKIDPTLCRADRMVGQVLGAVGALPEIFTELEISYFLLRRLLGVRTEGDKKAAKSD
- the LOC138986330 gene encoding eukaryotic translation initiation factor 2 subunit 3, Y-linked-like isoform X2, translating into MARREESCVTLGQPHLCRQDLSTLDVTRLTPLSHEVISRQATINIGTIGHVAHGKSTVVKAISGVHTVRFKNELERNITIKLGYANAKIYKLDDESCPRPECYRSCGSSTPDEFPTDIPGTKGNFRLVRHVSFVDCPGHDILMATMLNGAAVMDAALLLIAGNESCPQPQTSEHLAAIEIMKLKHILILQNKIDLVKESQAKEQYEQILAFVQGTVAEGAPIIPISAQLKYNIEVVCEYIVKKIPVPLRDFTSEPRLIVIRSFDVNKPGCEVNDLKGGVAGGSILKGVLKVSQEIEVRPGIVSKDSEGKLMCKPIFSKIVSLFAEHNDLQYAAPGGLIGVGTKIDPTLCRADRMVGQVLGAVGALPEIFTELEISYFLLRRLLGVRTEGDKKAAKFNWLGSDKKRSNHQANSR